One window from the genome of Jeotgalibaca sp. MA1X17-3 encodes:
- a CDS encoding toxic anion resistance protein: MDKHDSENKNVNQELEDLLANPFADSLENPATQTEKPAELSDQTKSDKLISKLPADRQKQAYSLAEQIDEKNMQAIISYGAAAQKQLGDFSNSMLSHVQNQDTGDIGDSLNELMFRLNEASPSDLRAEDNNIFRKMFGKIKQSVYEMTAKYQQIGAQIDKIAIKLEREKNGLLNDNIMLEQLYKKNEDYFHALNIYIAAGEVKMEQLETKTIPEAITQAEETQSQMDVQIVNDLNQFLDRLDKRTHDLRLTRQMTIQQAPQLRLIQNTNQALAEKIQASIHTAIPLWKNQVAIAMTLLRQKDAVTAQRQVSQTTNDLLTKNSEMLKISAIETAKENERGVIDIETLEKTQQDLVDTLTETLKIQKEGRTKRKEAEKELSHMENELKDRLLNLQKEESDLYSS; encoded by the coding sequence TTGGACAAACACGACTCAGAAAATAAAAATGTAAATCAAGAACTAGAAGATTTGTTAGCTAATCCATTTGCGGATTCACTAGAGAATCCAGCTACGCAGACAGAAAAGCCAGCTGAATTAAGTGATCAAACTAAGTCTGATAAACTTATCTCAAAATTACCAGCAGATAGACAAAAACAAGCCTATTCTTTAGCAGAACAAATTGATGAAAAAAATATGCAAGCTATTATTAGCTATGGCGCTGCTGCCCAAAAGCAATTAGGCGATTTTTCGAACTCCATGCTAAGTCACGTTCAAAATCAAGATACAGGGGATATTGGTGACTCCTTAAACGAATTAATGTTTCGTCTAAATGAAGCAAGCCCTTCTGATTTGCGAGCAGAAGATAATAATATTTTCCGAAAAATGTTTGGTAAAATCAAACAAAGCGTTTATGAAATGACTGCCAAATATCAACAGATTGGTGCTCAAATTGATAAAATAGCGATTAAACTGGAACGCGAAAAAAATGGATTATTGAATGACAACATCATGCTCGAGCAATTATATAAGAAGAATGAAGATTATTTTCATGCTTTAAATATTTATATTGCTGCTGGTGAAGTAAAGATGGAACAATTAGAAACAAAAACAATTCCCGAAGCTATCACTCAAGCAGAAGAAACTCAAAGTCAGATGGACGTACAAATCGTTAATGACTTAAATCAATTTTTAGATCGTTTAGATAAACGGACCCATGATTTACGTTTAACTAGACAGATGACGATTCAACAAGCACCTCAACTACGCTTGATCCAAAATACAAATCAAGCATTAGCAGAAAAAATCCAAGCTTCTATCCATACAGCTATTCCTTTATGGAAAAACCAAGTGGCGATTGCAATGACTCTACTCCGTCAAAAAGATGCAGTCACAGCACAAAGACAAGTATCACAAACAACAAATGATCTTCTAACGAAGAATTCAGAAATGCTAAAAATTTCTGCTATTGAGACCGCTAAAGAAAACGAACGAGGCGTAATTGATATTGAAACTCTAGAAAAAACACAACAAGATTTAGTAGATACTTTAACAGAAACATTAAAGATCCAAAAAGAAGGACGTACAAAACGAAAAGAAGCAGAGAAAGAACTTTCTCATATGGAGAATGAACTAAAAGATCGTTTGTTAAATTTACAAAAAGAAGAAAGTGACTTATATTCTTCTTAA
- the ftsZ gene encoding cell division protein FtsZ, translating into MELEFDSIMSGGAIIKVIGVGGAGSNAVNRMIEEDVKGVEFIVANTDTQALNASRAEVKIQLGPKLTKGLGAGSIPDVGRKAAEESEPQIAEALAGADMIFVTCGMGGGTGTGAAPVVAKIAKDQGALTVGVVTRPFSFEGPKRGRFAAEGIADLKQNVDTLVIISNNRLLEIVDKKTPMLEAFREADNVLRQGVQGISDLITSPGYVNLDFADVNTVMKDQGSALMGIGVGSGENRTAEATKKAISSPLLEVSIDGSQQILLNITGGSDLTLFEAQDATDIVAQASTSEVNIIFGTSINESLGDEVIVTVIATGIDAEKRKEEKKAANRGGSPFKGRKEAGSQNAPYQEQPVANEKEEEQPAKDLFGDWDIRRDTNVREQSNQQQKENYPRYQQGNEDHDSDDDQMETPPFFRKRRR; encoded by the coding sequence ATGGAACTGGAATTTGACTCAATTATGAGCGGTGGAGCAATTATTAAAGTTATTGGTGTAGGTGGTGCAGGAAGTAATGCGGTTAACCGCATGATCGAAGAAGATGTAAAAGGTGTAGAATTTATCGTAGCAAATACAGATACACAAGCACTTAATGCATCTAGAGCTGAAGTGAAAATTCAATTAGGACCTAAACTGACTAAAGGGTTGGGCGCAGGTTCTATACCGGATGTAGGTCGTAAAGCAGCAGAAGAAAGTGAACCACAAATTGCTGAAGCATTAGCTGGAGCAGATATGATTTTTGTAACATGTGGAATGGGTGGCGGTACTGGTACTGGTGCAGCACCGGTTGTAGCAAAAATTGCTAAAGATCAAGGAGCTCTTACTGTAGGAGTTGTTACTCGTCCATTCAGTTTTGAAGGACCAAAACGTGGTCGCTTCGCTGCCGAAGGAATCGCAGACCTAAAACAAAATGTAGATACATTGGTTATTATTTCTAATAATAGACTACTAGAAATTGTTGATAAAAAGACTCCAATGTTAGAAGCGTTTCGTGAAGCTGATAACGTATTACGACAAGGTGTTCAAGGAATCTCTGATTTGATTACATCACCTGGTTACGTTAACTTAGACTTCGCAGACGTAAATACAGTCATGAAAGATCAAGGTTCTGCTTTAATGGGTATTGGTGTCGGAAGCGGAGAAAATCGTACTGCTGAAGCAACTAAGAAAGCTATTTCTTCACCATTATTAGAAGTTTCTATTGATGGTTCACAACAAATTCTATTGAATATTACTGGTGGATCTGACTTGACTCTATTCGAAGCACAAGATGCAACCGATATTGTTGCACAAGCATCTACTTCTGAAGTCAATATTATCTTTGGTACATCTATTAATGAAAGTCTGGGCGATGAAGTGATCGTTACTGTTATTGCAACAGGTATCGATGCTGAAAAACGTAAAGAAGAGAAAAAAGCAGCTAATCGAGGCGGTAGCCCTTTTAAAGGACGTAAAGAAGCAGGCTCTCAAAATGCACCTTATCAAGAGCAACCAGTAGCAAATGAAAAAGAAGAAGAACAACCAGCTAAAGATCTTTTTGGTGACTGGGATATCCGTAGAGATACAAATGTAAGAGAACAAAGTAACCAACAGCAAAAAGAAAATTATCCACGTTACCAGCAAGGTAATGAAGATCATGACTCAGATGACGATCAAATGGAGACACCTCCGTTCTTCCGTAAAAGACGTCGATAA
- a CDS encoding DivIVA domain-containing protein, with the protein MAITPLDIQHKEFSVKMKGYKKEEVDDFLQELKNDYEKILKENREIQKQLDFSEEKIEYFKNLQDTLNKSIVVAQDAADRLKENARKEAEIILFEAERSADNLLKEAAGKATKINQETDEVRKESRNFKQKLNLLVESQLNLIQNEEWSALLNTAPEKELNIPTLNEVLMNRSRKVEDLLEDAGINDSDHILAAIQEDNSENDKDQSEAIDVSV; encoded by the coding sequence ATGGCAATCACTCCATTGGATATTCAGCACAAAGAGTTTTCTGTAAAAATGAAGGGCTATAAAAAAGAAGAGGTCGACGATTTTCTTCAAGAGCTCAAAAATGATTATGAGAAAATACTGAAAGAAAATCGTGAAATACAAAAACAACTTGATTTTTCTGAAGAAAAAATTGAATACTTTAAGAACCTTCAGGACACATTAAACAAATCAATTGTTGTTGCACAAGATGCAGCCGATCGATTAAAAGAAAATGCTCGTAAAGAAGCTGAAATTATTCTTTTTGAAGCTGAAAGAAGTGCAGATAATCTTTTGAAAGAAGCGGCAGGAAAAGCTACAAAGATTAATCAAGAAACAGATGAAGTTCGCAAAGAAAGTAGAAACTTCAAACAAAAATTAAATCTTTTAGTTGAATCTCAACTTAATTTAATTCAAAATGAAGAATGGAGTGCCTTACTAAATACTGCTCCTGAAAAAGAATTAAATATACCAACACTAAATGAAGTTCTAATGAATCGCTCACGAAAAGTAGAAGACTTACTAGAAGACGCAGGTATAAATGATTCAGATCATATTCTTGCAGCTATTCAAGAGGATAATTCAGAAAATGATAAAGATCAAAGCGAAGCTATTGATGTTTCTGTTTAA
- a CDS encoding YggT family protein yields MANILVWLIRNLPAIFNAYSTLLIIYALMSWLPNARTSGLGRFIARLVEPYLNFFHRFIPPVGMVSFSVLFALLFLRLVEYGTRVILVFLFNLLV; encoded by the coding sequence ATGGCTAACATTTTAGTATGGCTAATAAGGAATCTTCCAGCAATTTTTAATGCTTATTCTACATTATTAATTATATATGCATTAATGAGTTGGTTACCGAATGCACGAACATCGGGATTGGGCCGTTTTATTGCACGACTAGTGGAACCGTATCTAAACTTCTTCCATCGTTTTATTCCACCAGTAGGAATGGTTAGTTTTAGCGTTCTTTTTGCGCTTCTTTTCTTACGATTGGTCGAATATGGCACGCGCGTTATACTGGTGTTCCTGTTTAATCTGCTTGTCTAA
- a CDS encoding RNA-binding protein gives MEQVFQHFRKEEQPFIDTAQSWIIQVREQYAPYLSDFLDPRQQYILEMLVGKKGEVQVHFYGGYETAERKRALLSPEYFNPQQEDYEIQLYEIQYPIKFSELSHGKVLGTLMGIGMRREMFGDIMSDGVRWQFFVAENVSNYVETQITKIGKVTVRLQEKGYVDLIAPIDNWSLEQETVSSLRIDTVISSIYNISRQRAKELVAGGKVKLNWAQHERPDFELGMFDILSIRGYGRIQVKEIIGKSKKDKWRVQFGVLRK, from the coding sequence TTGGAACAAGTATTTCAACATTTTCGAAAAGAAGAGCAACCATTTATAGACACTGCCCAATCTTGGATTATTCAAGTTAGGGAACAATATGCTCCGTATTTAAGTGATTTCTTAGATCCACGTCAGCAATATATTTTAGAGATGCTGGTAGGGAAAAAGGGAGAAGTTCAAGTACATTTTTATGGAGGGTATGAAACTGCTGAACGTAAGAGAGCATTACTCTCTCCTGAGTACTTTAATCCTCAACAAGAGGATTATGAAATTCAACTCTATGAAATTCAATATCCAATCAAATTTTCTGAACTTTCTCATGGTAAAGTTCTAGGAACCTTAATGGGAATTGGTATGAGAAGAGAAATGTTTGGCGATATTATGTCTGATGGAGTAAGGTGGCAATTCTTTGTAGCGGAAAATGTAAGTAACTATGTAGAAACCCAAATTACAAAAATAGGTAAAGTAACAGTTCGACTTCAAGAAAAGGGATATGTTGATTTAATTGCCCCGATAGATAATTGGTCTCTTGAACAAGAAACAGTTAGTTCTCTTCGAATCGACACAGTTATATCATCTATTTACAATATTTCACGGCAACGAGCAAAAGAGTTAGTTGCAGGAGGAAAAGTAAAATTAAACTGGGCACAACATGAAAGACCAGATTTTGAATTAGGTATGTTCGATATTCTTTCTATAAGAGGATATGGTCGTATCCAAGTAAAAGAGATCATAGGTAAATCCAAAAAAGACAAATGGCGGGTACAGTTTGGTGTTCTTCGTAAATAA
- the murG gene encoding undecaprenyldiphospho-muramoylpentapeptide beta-N-acetylglucosaminyltransferase has product MKILLSGGGTGGHIYPALALMNRLKELYPDAEFLYVGTERGMESTIVPKAGVPFKSVEIQGLRRSLSLENLKTIYLMIKSISKSKKIIKEFSPDVVIGTGGYVCAPVLYAASRLGIPSIIHEQNSVAGVTNKFLARYVSRICLCFEDARADFSKYPEKNVFTGNPRAQEVANIKQEASLTNYGLQNELPTALIFGGSRGAAKINQSMAEAIPLFKEKGYQVILVTGEQHFEKITSQVDSLGENLENVRIVPYVEEMPALFKKVNVVVCRSGATTLTELTALGIPSILIPSPYVTNNHQLKNAQSLEKKGAALILEEKELDAKVMFEAIDSLMMNQEKQKNMAEAARSLGIPDAADRLAAVVKEVIEE; this is encoded by the coding sequence ATGAAAATACTATTATCTGGCGGGGGGACAGGGGGACATATCTATCCTGCTCTCGCTCTTATGAATCGACTAAAAGAGTTGTATCCAGATGCTGAATTTCTCTATGTAGGAACAGAACGAGGAATGGAAAGTACAATCGTCCCCAAAGCTGGCGTTCCTTTTAAATCGGTTGAGATACAAGGACTACGTCGTTCCCTCTCTTTAGAGAATTTAAAAACCATTTACCTCATGATTAAAAGTATTTCGAAATCTAAAAAGATAATAAAGGAGTTTTCGCCTGATGTCGTGATTGGAACGGGTGGATACGTATGTGCACCCGTTCTTTATGCAGCTTCACGGTTAGGAATACCAAGTATAATCCATGAACAAAACTCTGTAGCAGGTGTTACTAACAAGTTTCTGGCTCGCTATGTAAGTCGGATTTGTCTGTGTTTCGAAGATGCTCGCGCAGACTTTAGTAAGTATCCAGAAAAAAATGTTTTTACAGGAAATCCTCGTGCGCAAGAAGTAGCGAATATCAAACAAGAAGCCTCTTTGACGAATTATGGTCTTCAAAACGAATTACCTACCGCGCTTATTTTCGGAGGTAGTCGCGGAGCAGCTAAAATTAATCAATCCATGGCCGAAGCGATTCCTCTGTTCAAAGAAAAAGGCTATCAAGTCATTCTCGTAACAGGAGAACAGCATTTTGAGAAGATTACTTCACAAGTAGATTCATTAGGTGAAAATCTTGAAAATGTGCGAATCGTTCCTTATGTAGAAGAAATGCCAGCATTGTTTAAAAAAGTAAACGTAGTTGTTTGCCGTAGTGGTGCTACTACTCTAACTGAATTAACAGCTCTAGGAATTCCTAGTATTTTGATTCCTAGTCCTTATGTAACGAATAATCATCAGTTGAAAAATGCACAGAGCTTAGAGAAAAAAGGTGCTGCCCTTATCTTAGAAGAAAAAGAATTGGATGCAAAAGTAATGTTTGAAGCAATTGATTCATTGATGATGAATCAAGAAAAACAAAAAAATATGGCAGAAGCTGCACGTAGTTTAGGTATTCCTGATGCCGCTGATCGCTTAGCGGCAGTGGTTAAAGAAGTAATCGAAGAGTAA
- a CDS encoding GlsB/YeaQ/YmgE family stress response membrane protein, which translates to MGLIWTLIVGGVLGAIAGSIMGKDVPGGIIGNIIAGFIGSWLGTSLIGEWGPEIGGFFILPALIGAVILIFIVSLVLRNMGSKN; encoded by the coding sequence ATGGGATTGATTTGGACACTTATTGTAGGTGGAGTTTTAGGAGCTATAGCAGGTTCGATTATGGGTAAAGATGTACCTGGTGGTATTATTGGTAATATTATTGCAGGTTTCATTGGTTCTTGGCTTGGAACTTCCCTTATTGGAGAATGGGGACCTGAAATTGGAGGATTCTTTATCTTACCAGCTTTGATTGGTGCTGTAATTCTAATATTCATCGTATCATTAGTACTACGTAATATGGGATCAAAAAACTAA
- a CDS encoding cell division protein FtsQ/DivIB: MQQAQMEYARKQEQESEAIKDRQESSTSFSIEEKMEKPKGEASFPKLKAMFNKEREKPKKEEQKKISYLFLYTFFISGILITGYLLSSYGHVNHVHVRGDTQIPEQLIIDASHITSQKTMLGVITSEESITKEIKEELPQIKKVEINWQGLNDISLSVSDFQTIAYIETEMGYQNVLETGIILKDIEKIPRGSKIILKNFEDDLYLDTIVTELNTVSEEIQNSISDINYTGNAENPYTILLFMNDGNQIKANLKDFSNKISYYPDILNQIGEQKGTIDMEVGVFFQPFDKGENTKDDKDLVDLEIEE; the protein is encoded by the coding sequence TTGCAACAAGCACAAATGGAATATGCTAGAAAACAAGAACAAGAAAGTGAAGCAATAAAAGATAGGCAAGAGAGTTCAACAAGTTTTTCAATTGAGGAGAAAATGGAAAAACCGAAAGGAGAGGCCTCTTTTCCTAAATTGAAAGCAATGTTCAACAAAGAAAGAGAAAAACCAAAAAAAGAAGAGCAAAAAAAGATATCCTATCTTTTTCTTTATACATTTTTTATATCTGGAATTTTAATTACGGGATATCTACTTTCTTCTTATGGGCATGTTAATCATGTACATGTAAGGGGAGATACGCAAATTCCAGAACAACTCATTATTGATGCAAGTCATATCACGAGTCAAAAAACCATGCTGGGTGTTATTACAAGTGAAGAGAGTATTACAAAAGAAATAAAAGAAGAGTTGCCACAAATAAAAAAAGTAGAGATAAACTGGCAAGGGCTAAATGATATTTCTTTGTCTGTCTCTGATTTTCAAACGATTGCCTACATCGAAACTGAAATGGGCTATCAAAATGTTTTGGAGACGGGTATTATTTTAAAAGATATAGAGAAAATACCAAGAGGAAGTAAAATTATTCTCAAAAACTTTGAAGATGACTTGTATTTAGATACGATTGTTACGGAGCTAAATACAGTAAGTGAAGAAATTCAAAATAGCATTTCCGATATTAACTATACTGGAAATGCTGAGAATCCATATACGATCCTTTTATTTATGAATGATGGGAATCAAATAAAAGCAAATTTAAAAGATTTTTCCAATAAAATTAGCTACTATCCTGATATTTTAAATCAAATCGGTGAGCAAAAGGGAACGATTGATATGGAAGTAGGTGTGTTTTTCCAACCTTTTGACAAAGGGGAAAATACAAAAGATGATAAAGACCTTGTGGACTTAGAAATAGAAGAATAA
- a CDS encoding cell division protein SepF has product MTLKDSMRSLFGMDVEDDEWKEMEVNTDNMYSQDLKETISREETRANSSQKSKANVIPMGQHNSVPKTNIHILEPRVYSESQKIADYLLKNETVLLNFKRMERDQAVKIIDYVMGCVYALHGDIQEVGDGIFLCTPATVEITSLNKDDYENFY; this is encoded by the coding sequence GTGACTCTAAAAGATAGTATGCGTAGTTTGTTTGGAATGGATGTAGAAGATGATGAGTGGAAAGAAATGGAAGTAAACACGGACAACATGTATTCTCAAGATTTAAAAGAAACGATTAGTAGAGAAGAAACCCGTGCTAATTCTTCACAGAAATCAAAAGCAAACGTAATTCCTATGGGACAACATAATTCCGTACCAAAGACGAACATTCATATTCTAGAACCACGAGTGTATTCTGAGTCTCAAAAAATTGCGGATTACTTATTGAAAAATGAAACAGTTCTCTTGAATTTTAAAAGAATGGAAAGAGATCAAGCTGTTAAAATAATTGATTATGTGATGGGTTGTGTATATGCACTCCACGGTGATATTCAAGAAGTAGGGGATGGAATCTTCCTTTGCACACCAGCTACGGTAGAAATTACTAGTTTAAATAAAGACGATTATGAAAATTTTTACTAA
- a CDS encoding cold-shock protein, translated as MEQGKVKWFNGEKGFGFIEADGGDDVFVHFSAIQGDGFKTLEEGQPVEFDIVDGNRGPQAANVIKL; from the coding sequence ATGGAACAAGGTAAAGTAAAATGGTTTAATGGTGAAAAAGGTTTTGGATTTATTGAGGCAGACGGTGGAGACGATGTCTTCGTACACTTCTCAGCAATCCAAGGAGACGGCTTCAAGACTTTAGAAGAAGGCCAACCTGTTGAATTCGATATCGTTGATGGAAATCGTGGTCCTCAAGCAGCTAACGTTATCAAACTATAA
- the ileS gene encoding isoleucine--tRNA ligase, with amino-acid sequence MKMKDTLLLGKTKFPMKANLPVRELEREKEWEEKELYEKRQEKNAEKPSFVLHDGPPYANGAIHMGHALNKVSKDFIVRSKSMSGFRAPYVPGWDTHGLPIEQALSNKGVKRKEMSVAEFRQLCADYAWNQIDSQRAVFKRLGIAGEWDNPYVTLKPEYEEAEIRVFGKMAEKGYIYKGLKPIYWSPSSESSLAEAEIEYKDVKSPSIYVAFPIKDGKELLDKDTSFVIWTTTPWTLPANLGISVHADFNYVLVEADGNKYVVAEDLLETVSNEIGWENVKVLKEFKGTELEYMTTQHPFYNRESLVMLGDHVTLEAGTGLVHTAPGHGEDDYLIGKKYGLDILSPVDNRGCLTEEAPGFEGVFYDKANKLVTELLDEKGALLKLDFFVHSYPHDWRTKKPVIFRATPQWFASIEKFRQDILDEIEKVEWLHPSGKIRLFNMVRDRGDWVISRQRVWGVPLPIFYAENNEPIITPETINHVATLFGKFGSNIWFEKDAKDLLPEGFTHPGSPNGEFTKETDIMDVWFDSGSSHEAVLRGRSNLTFPADMYLEGSDQYRGWFNSSLTTSVAVNGVAPYKTVLSQGFVLDGEGRKMSKSMGNTVLPEKVIKNMGADIIRLWVSSVDYESDVRISDDILRQVSETYRKIRNTIRFLIGNTEDFIPSEHRVDYDHMRSVDQYMMIRLNQVIDTCTKAYKEYKFSTIYQTIMNFCTGDLSSFYLDFAKDVVYIERENNEERRSMQTVFYDVIVSLTKLLTPIITHTSEEIWSYLKEEEEFVQLAELPEVEFKEGAQDVLAQWNQFMRLRDHVLKALEQARNEKIIGKSFEAHLTLYASAEVKELFESLDANLAQLFIVSQLDLQTETDSSETEKEGVQFPGLRVVVQHAHGETCERCRAILPEVGKIEEAPTLCERCSDIVLSDFPEALVDTED; translated from the coding sequence ATGAAAATGAAAGACACTTTATTATTAGGAAAAACAAAATTTCCAATGAAAGCAAATTTACCAGTTCGTGAGCTAGAGCGTGAAAAAGAATGGGAAGAAAAAGAACTATACGAGAAACGACAAGAAAAAAATGCAGAAAAACCAAGTTTTGTCTTACATGATGGACCTCCCTATGCGAATGGAGCGATTCACATGGGACATGCTCTTAACAAAGTAAGTAAAGACTTTATTGTACGTTCAAAATCAATGTCAGGTTTTCGAGCTCCGTATGTCCCTGGTTGGGATACACATGGTTTACCAATTGAACAGGCTCTTTCGAACAAGGGCGTAAAACGCAAAGAAATGAGCGTAGCTGAATTTCGTCAGTTGTGTGCAGATTATGCTTGGAATCAAATTGATAGCCAACGGGCGGTCTTTAAACGCCTTGGTATCGCAGGTGAGTGGGATAATCCATATGTAACTCTTAAACCAGAGTATGAAGAAGCTGAAATCCGTGTATTTGGAAAAATGGCTGAAAAAGGATACATCTACAAAGGATTGAAACCAATTTATTGGTCTCCATCAAGTGAATCCTCTTTAGCAGAAGCAGAAATTGAATATAAAGATGTTAAGTCTCCATCTATTTACGTTGCTTTTCCAATCAAAGATGGAAAAGAGCTATTAGATAAGGACACATCCTTTGTTATTTGGACAACGACTCCATGGACCTTGCCAGCAAACCTTGGAATCTCTGTTCATGCTGATTTTAATTATGTCTTGGTAGAAGCAGATGGTAATAAGTATGTCGTTGCAGAAGACCTTTTAGAAACTGTTTCAAACGAAATTGGATGGGAAAATGTAAAGGTTCTGAAAGAATTTAAAGGAACTGAATTAGAGTATATGACTACTCAACATCCATTTTATAACCGTGAGTCATTGGTTATGCTTGGAGACCATGTTACCTTGGAAGCAGGTACTGGGTTAGTTCATACCGCTCCTGGACACGGGGAAGATGACTATCTAATTGGTAAAAAATATGGATTAGATATCTTATCTCCAGTAGATAATAGAGGATGTTTGACGGAAGAAGCTCCAGGATTTGAAGGAGTGTTCTACGATAAGGCTAATAAATTAGTAACAGAGCTTTTAGATGAAAAGGGTGCTTTACTCAAATTAGATTTCTTCGTGCATAGTTATCCTCATGACTGGCGTACTAAAAAACCGGTTATTTTCCGGGCAACTCCACAATGGTTTGCTTCCATTGAAAAATTCCGCCAAGATATTCTAGATGAAATTGAAAAAGTTGAATGGTTACATCCATCTGGTAAGATTCGATTATTCAATATGGTACGCGATCGAGGAGACTGGGTAATTTCTAGACAACGAGTATGGGGAGTACCGCTACCTATTTTCTATGCAGAAAATAATGAGCCAATCATTACTCCTGAAACAATTAATCATGTAGCTACATTATTCGGAAAATTTGGTTCCAATATTTGGTTTGAAAAAGATGCAAAAGATCTTCTACCAGAAGGTTTCACACATCCAGGAAGTCCAAATGGAGAGTTTACAAAAGAAACAGACATTATGGATGTTTGGTTTGATTCCGGTTCTTCTCACGAGGCTGTATTGCGCGGACGTTCCAATCTAACGTTCCCTGCTGATATGTATTTAGAAGGATCTGATCAGTACCGTGGATGGTTTAACTCAAGCTTAACAACCAGTGTAGCGGTTAATGGTGTAGCTCCTTACAAAACAGTACTATCTCAAGGATTTGTTTTAGATGGAGAAGGCCGTAAGATGAGTAAATCAATGGGAAATACTGTTCTTCCAGAGAAAGTAATTAAAAATATGGGAGCAGATATTATTCGTTTGTGGGTTTCCAGTGTGGATTACGAATCTGATGTTCGAATCAGTGATGATATTTTAAGACAAGTTTCTGAAACCTACAGAAAAATTCGTAATACTATTCGCTTCTTAATTGGAAATACAGAAGATTTTATTCCAAGTGAGCACCGTGTGGACTATGATCATATGCGCTCTGTAGATCAATATATGATGATTCGTCTCAACCAAGTAATTGATACTTGTACGAAAGCATATAAAGAATATAAATTTTCTACGATCTATCAAACCATCATGAACTTTTGTACGGGTGATTTATCTTCTTTCTATTTAGACTTTGCAAAAGATGTTGTCTATATTGAACGGGAGAACAATGAAGAACGTCGATCCATGCAAACTGTTTTTTATGATGTGATCGTCAGTCTTACAAAATTATTGACTCCAATTATTACTCATACTTCAGAAGAAATTTGGAGCTATTTGAAGGAAGAAGAAGAGTTTGTTCAGCTTGCTGAATTGCCAGAAGTAGAATTTAAAGAAGGCGCTCAAGATGTATTAGCGCAGTGGAATCAATTTATGCGCCTTCGTGATCATGTATTGAAAGCATTAGAACAGGCACGAAATGAAAAAATTATTGGTAAATCTTTTGAAGCTCATCTAACATTGTATGCTTCTGCTGAAGTCAAAGAACTCTTTGAGTCGTTAGATGCAAATCTAGCTCAATTATTCATTGTGTCACAATTAGATCTTCAAACAGAAACCGATTCTTCCGAAACTGAAAAAGAGGGCGTACAATTCCCAGGCTTGCGAGTAGTGGTACAACATGCTCATGGTGAAACCTGTGAACGATGTCGCGCAATTCTTCCTGAAGTAGGTAAAATTGAAGAAGCACCAACCCTTTGTGAACGTTGTTCAGATATTGTCCTTTCTGATTTCCCTGAAGCTTTAGTGGATACAGAGGACTAA
- a CDS encoding YggS family pyridoxal phosphate-dependent enzyme: MEIFENSKKVEQKIQQSLEKSGRSPQDLTVVAVTKTKTIPQVEELYQFGYRHFAENRVEGFLEKKEDMNLPEVKWHFIGSLQTRKVKTVINEIDYFHALDRESLAKEINKRADHTIACFVQVNVTGETSKHGVSPDGLESFIHVLSEFPMVKVVGLMTMAPVDANESELHECFGRLKNLQEVIEAKQLEYAPCRHTSMGMSNDYEIAIQEGASFVRIGSAFFE, translated from the coding sequence ATGGAAATTTTTGAAAACTCTAAAAAAGTTGAACAAAAAATACAGCAGAGCTTGGAGAAGTCGGGTCGTTCACCACAAGATTTGACTGTTGTAGCGGTAACAAAAACTAAAACTATTCCACAAGTCGAAGAACTTTATCAATTCGGTTATCGGCATTTTGCTGAAAATAGAGTAGAAGGATTCTTAGAGAAAAAAGAAGATATGAATTTGCCAGAGGTGAAATGGCATTTCATCGGTTCTTTACAAACGCGGAAAGTAAAGACAGTCATTAATGAAATTGATTATTTCCATGCCTTAGATCGAGAATCTTTAGCTAAAGAAATCAATAAAAGAGCAGACCATACGATAGCCTGTTTTGTACAGGTAAATGTGACAGGAGAAACTTCTAAACACGGAGTTTCTCCTGATGGTTTAGAATCATTTATTCATGTACTTAGTGAGTTCCCTATGGTTAAAGTAGTTGGTTTGATGACGATGGCACCTGTGGATGCTAATGAGTCTGAATTACATGAATGTTTTGGTAGATTGAAAAACTTACAGGAAGTGATAGAAGCAAAACAACTAGAATATGCACCTTGCAGACATACAAGTATGGGAATGAGTAATGACTATGAAATTGCTATTCAAGAAGGAGCAAGTTTTGTCCGGATTGGATCTGCTTTCTTTGAATGA